In Nisaea acidiphila, the DNA window TCCTACAAGTGGGTCGACGACACCACGCTCGAGTTCGAGCTGAACGAAGGCATCACCTTCCACAACGGCGAAGAACTCGACGCGGACGATGTGGTCTTCACCTACAACTGGGTGTCCAATCCGGACAACGGCGTGAAGACCCAGCGTAACGTCAACTGGATCAAGGGCGCCAAGAAGCTCGACAAGTACAAGCTCCAGGTGATGCTGAAGGCCCCATTCCCGGCGGCCCTCGAATTCGTGGCCGGTTCGGTCTCGATCTACCCGAAGGACTATTACGAAAAGGTCGGTCCGGACGGCATGGGTTTGAAGCCGGTTGGCTCCGGCCCGTACAAGGTCACGGAACTTGAGCCCGGCAAGAAGATCGTCTGGGAAAAGTTCGACGGCTACATGAAGGGCAGTCCGAAAGGCACGCCGACCATCGGCAAGGTCATTCAGCGCACCATTCCGGAACGTAACACCCAGATCGCCGAGCTGCTCGCTGGCCGCGCCGACTGGATGTGGCGGGTTCCGGCCGACCAAGCCGACCGCCTCAGCGGGTCCGGCCGGGTTCAGGTTGTCAACGAACAGACCTTCCGTATCGGCTACATCACCATGGATGCCGCCGGCGCGACGGGCGATACGCCGCTGAAGAACCCGCTGGTCCGCAAGGCGATCGCACACGCGATCGACCGCGAAGCCATCGTCAAGGCGCTGGTCCGCGGCAAATCCTCAGTGGTCCATTCCGCCTGCTTCCCGACCCAGTTCGGCTGCGAGCAGGGCGTTACGAAATATCCGTACGACCCCGCCAAGGCCAAGGAATTGCTTGCTGAAGCCGGCTATCCTAACGGCTTCGAAATTCCGTTCTACGCCTACCGTAACCGTGACTATGCTGAGGCTATGATCGGCTTCCTCAACCAGGTCGGCATCAAGACCAATTTCGGTTACCTGAAGTACGCCGCCTTGCGTGACAAGATCCGGGCCAAGGAAGTCCCGATGGCTTTCATGACCTGGGGCTCCTACTCGGTCAACGACGTGTCTGCGATCACCAGCAACTTCTTCACTCATGGCAAGGACGACCTCGCGCTCGATCCGCAAGTGAAGGAACTGCTGCACACGGGCGACACCACGGTCGATTCCGCAGCCCGCAAGACAGCCTACAGCGCCGCTTTGAAGCGGATCGCCGACGAGGCCTACTGGATTCCGCTCTGGTCCTACAACACCAACTACGCCTTCTCGAACGATGTCGACTTCACCCCGACCTCCGACGAGATTCCGCG includes these proteins:
- a CDS encoding ABC transporter substrate-binding protein produces the protein MKRFLAASALASLALVSAVPAALAGKADDTLNIVWERELENVDSYFNTAREGIIFSRMTWDALLYRNPQTMAYEPLIAKSYKWVDDTTLEFELNEGITFHNGEELDADDVVFTYNWVSNPDNGVKTQRNVNWIKGAKKLDKYKLQVMLKAPFPAALEFVAGSVSIYPKDYYEKVGPDGMGLKPVGSGPYKVTELEPGKKIVWEKFDGYMKGSPKGTPTIGKVIQRTIPERNTQIAELLAGRADWMWRVPADQADRLSGSGRVQVVNEQTFRIGYITMDAAGATGDTPLKNPLVRKAIAHAIDREAIVKALVRGKSSVVHSACFPTQFGCEQGVTKYPYDPAKAKELLAEAGYPNGFEIPFYAYRNRDYAEAMIGFLNQVGIKTNFGYLKYAALRDKIRAKEVPMAFMTWGSYSVNDVSAITSNFFTHGKDDLALDPQVKELLHTGDTTVDSAARKTAYSAALKRIADEAYWIPLWSYNTNYAFSNDVDFTPTSDEIPRFFTAKWK